The window CAGGTAAATGTCCCTCAAACTTCTCCTCCTGTTGCATTCTggatgtttttccaaactctaAATGACAGCATGAGGCTagtgctagttagctagctttcatgtTAGCATCAGTGATGCCTCAGCTGGCTCTCAAAActgaagaaatttaaaaaaaaaagaaaaatctgcttGCCACTGCAAtcaccatttgcttggtggtttctAGGGCGGGACTGGAGACTCTAGCAGACCcgttttggtccacaggcttCATGTTTCACAACCCTGCTAGAGGAGACTTGAGGTTCTGAAAAGGTTTCCTGGATTTCAGTTTCCAGAGTTTCTAAATAGAAAATTACAGAACTAATGCTGTCAGATTTACTGGCTTCTCTGGTTTGTACTTAATTCCAAAAAgtctctttttcagtttttttcattgaCGCGTGTGAATCTAATTTCAACTTCAAATAAGCCTtggaccccccccacccccaccccccatcgcTGTGACCTCTGGCGCCCTCCCAAAGGGGGTCCCAGACCACAGGTTGGGAAAGACTGCTTCAAACCTGGAGAGCTGGACCAGGCAGCTTAGAGTGGGTTTAAAATGGATGGGGTCGGGGGGGGACTGGCCCTccaggacaggagacaggacTGAGACGGGACTGGGGACCGCCTCTGGAGGGGACATTGTTCCAGAGACTCTCAGGGGTCCAGAGGCTGAGCtggacctccggtgggctcctTTCACACCCTGATACACTAATCTAGCAGAGTCCAGGTCTTTCTCTGGGTCTGAACTCTCCGCTGGCCCCTCAAAGGAATCCAAgcattatttcttcttcttttgtccTCTGAAACAAATCCACGGCCGGAGTCTGATGACTGACACCGAACGCAGACATGACAGGGACGAGGTCTGATCCTTTCAAGAGGATTTCCTTCAAATAGAAGATCAGACCTCGTGGGTCTGAGTTTCAAACGGACACATTTTACTCCTCACAGCTCGGTCAGGTCTCGTTTTGAGGGGGCAAGACCTCAGAATcacaactttttatttttgtttttactgaaaaactcCATGAACGGAAACACTCAGAGGACAAAACACATCTACACACTGTAAGAAATCAAACCGGCTGTTGGAGGTGGTTCAGGATCATTGTCTTTGCATATCATTTGGATTATGAATTCAATTCAATGGCATTTAGTAAATACTTGTATAGTTACTCGGTATCAGTAAATAACTCAAGTTCCCGTACtcgttctttaaaaaaaagtgatatcaTTGAATCCCATAAGGCTAACAGCATGAAGACAGCTCTTGGAAAGGGAAGCTAACCATTTAAGcatatgctaatgctaatgccatGCTAATGCTGATTATACTTAGAGAGGcttatttttgaagaaaaaaatacgaTCCAGCACAACTCGTGGTTAGAGTAAACAACACTAAGTGAAGTGGTAGTAAAGAAAACACCAGATTTGGTTGTTTATGCGGTTTTATTTTGGTGTTACAGAGTTAAATTTTAGAAATCTAGGACAGGCAGCAGGACAGAGCTGACCTGCATAAAGTCAGTGAGGAAAAACAGATGAGGTAAAAAGTCTACAGCGTTACaacactgctttaaaaaaaagtctttatgcaaatatatattttacttACTAATATGTACACAgcatgaaataaataattataaaaaaaacagcaacatttagggattgagaaaaacacaacaactaGTTTGTACAAAACTTTGGATTTTTAGACATTAAAAATAAGACAATCCGTACGAAGTCACTCAAATAACATTTGCAAAGTAGGAGTTAAATTACAGATCTTTAAAGGTACAATATAGAATCTTTTTGCTTAAAATGTTAGGAAAGAAGCTACAGTTATTCAATTCAATATGTATAGTAAAGCTAACGAGGCTAACACCAGTGGTAGCAATGACAACATGGTGCTACACACGTCATCATTGCCAGTTTCCATTGAAACATGAAGCTTCTCTtgatcagtttccatggaaacgtgaCTCTACCTATGTCATCATGGTCAGTAGTCAGGAAAACGTGAAGCTAGCCCTGTCGTCATGGTCAGTAGTCATGGAaacgttcatagcgacgtcgctttttgatccttcgatgtcagCTCTTCGTATCATTATGAAGCAGAATTCAGCAAgcattggattgttcaccctctaatagggaacatgagccaggattagaccgtcgtgagtcaggttagttttaccctactgatgatgttttgttgcaatagtaatcctgctcgaTCCTGTTGTCATGGTCGgtagtcatggaaacataaaGCTAGCCATGTCATCATGGtcagtcgtcatggaaacatgatgccATGTCATCATGGTCagtagtcatggaaacatgatgccATGTCATCATGGTTagtagtcatggaaacatgatgccATGTCATCATGGTCagtagtcatggaaacatgatgccATGTCATCATGGTCagtagtcatggaaacatggTGCCATGTCGTCATGGTCagtagtcatggaaacatgatgccATGTTGTCATGGTCAGTAGTCATGGAAACGTGATGCCATGTCGTCATGGTCAGTAGTCATGAAGACTTGATGCTATGTTGTCATGGTCAGTAGTCATGGAAACGTGATGCCATGTTGTCATGGTCAGTAGTCATGGAAACGTGATGCCATGTCGTCATGGTCAGTAGTCATGAAGACTTGATGCTATGTCGTCATGGTCAGTAGTCATGGAAACGTGATGCCATGTCGCCATGGTCGGTAGTCATGAAAACGCGATGCCATATCGTCATGATCAGTAGTCATGGAAACGTGATGCCATGTCGTCATGGTCAGTAGTCATGGAAACGTGATGCCATGTCGTCATGATCAGTAGTCATGGAAACGTGATGCCATGTCGTCATGGTCAGTAGTCATGGAAACGTGATGCCATGTCGTCATGGTCAGTAGTCATGGAAACGTGATGCCATGTCGTCATGGTCAGTAGTCATGAAGACTTGATGCTATGTCGTCATGGTCAGTAGTCATGGAAACGTGATGCCATGTCGCCATGGTCGGTAGTCATGAAAACGCGATGCCATATCGTCATGATCAGTAGTCATGGAAACGTGATGCCATGTCGTCATGGTCAGTAGTCATGGAAACGTGATGCCATGTCGTCATGATCAGTAGTCATGGAAACGTGATGCCATGTCGTCATGGTCAGTAGTCATGGAAACGTGATGCCATGTCGTCATGGTCAGTAGTCATGGAAACGTGATACCATGTCGTCATGGTCAGTAGTCATGAAGACTTGATGCTATGTCGTCATGGTCAGTAGTCATGGAAACGTGATGCCATGTTGTCATGGTCAGTAGTCATGGAAACGTGATGCCATGTCGTCATGGTCAGTAGTCATGAAGACTTGATGCTATGTCGTCATGGTCAGTAGTCATGGAAACGTGATGCCATGTCGTCATGGTCAGTAGTCGTGAAAACGCGATGCCAGATCGTCATGATCAGTAGTCATGGAAACGTGATGCCATGTCGTCATGGTCAGTAGTCATGGAAACGTGATGCTAGCCATGTTGTCAGTTGTGGTGGTCGGTAGCCACGATAGTCGTGGAAACATGACAGTCATGACCAGTTCATACTGCATTCGGACCAGAATTAAAAGAAAGGCGtgaacataaaaacaaagtttcttCAGTGTGCCAGATTTACATTTtggtccaaacacacacacacacacacacacacacacacagtagtaCAACTTTTTAGCTACAACTCGCTCAGCAGCTACAAGCTAATTGCTAACTCTGACGACcagactgaacactgaaacCTGATGCCCTCGTGGCGCTACACAAATCTTACATATTTAACCCTTAACCGATGCCGTGTTGCTCCGTCAGACGATGAAAGAAACCACAGAGCAACCCGGCCGAGGCAGATCGGCACACCGCTTGCAAACAGCCGTCAGCACCTGGAGCCAGAAACCTCTCAACCAGctaattttcatgttttccaaataaataaatactgctTTGTATtgtgaaacagaggaaacagagggACAAAAAACAGAATTCATCTCTAAGAAGCAGGACGATGGAAATCAGAGGAAATCTACTAGAAACGGATTCTTCTTAATCTACTTGATTAAATGAGAATTTACAGTCAGCAAATTAGTCAAACTTCACATTTCCAAGAGCTAAACTACATACAATGTATTCCTTTCACAGAAAGAACCAATACATGCACAGAACAtagaacacacaacacacacacacacacacacacacatagcagcATGAAGGTGAAGGGGGATCAATGGCTTCCATGCTGCTTGGTGGTGAGTCCATGAAACAAGACGCCACAGCTGAAACTTGCCTGCTCCAGTTGAAGCAACACCGATCCACATATATGGAAATTAaatctgtgttgtgtgtcatgAGCAACGTGATTTAAACTGATATACTGATCATGTCTCGCTCGTACCTGGAACTGATGGCTCCATATCAAAGGTCTGAACTTCACAGTTTCtgggatttattttcatttcctttcgAAGGTTGGTGTTCATGAACAGTTTGTTTCCTCATCATGAAACACTGGAACAGACGACTCAGCGACAGTCTGGACTTCAGAATCGGGCCTCGTTTgctcaacatttcaagtgaaaaatgctgaaaagtttcatgttttcaaaatgatgtacatttacacagcaacattacACATTTTTTCGAGAAAGTGTTGTTTTCCGCCGTCTACATGACAGCATTTTTCGAAAGATGCATTTTTAGAGCCTCCGAGTTCTATTttcctgtaaacaaacagctaAAACTATAGATGAGTTGCGTTCATATTTGAACTGATACGGTACTAATCAGTACCAGGACTCAACGGTACCAATTTTCAGTGctcttgtgtgttttcattttaaaaaatgttaatttgttgctgACTGCAGACGGGTTGCTAAGGGATCCTAGTATGTTAATGGATTATAGCGTGCTTACaaatgctagcatgctaatggtgctgaatgcaggagttgCAGCCGTAGACCTGAAGATATTTAAAATTCGGCTCTCCTCAGCCTTGAGAAAAACCTTTATCTtaaccaggagcttcctcagaTTAGAAGTTGTCCCACCGCAGTGAGCGTAATCTGCATCGTATCTTGAAACGAGGAGTCTTCCTGTTAGCCATGTTGCTCTGCTGAATGAAGGCAAGGTTACTGACAGCATTCCGCTCCTGTGGGAGAAATGCTGTGTTCAGGTCCGGCTCAGAAAATCGCCAACTCTTgcactccctcacagtcacaaagATGCTTTCAGGTACCGAAACATGGTACCGTTTGATCTGACATGACTCGGTACTAATACCAATGGAGTCCAGTCCGTACCTATAAAAGTACAGAATCTGGAAGCATCCCcaaccaaaacacaatgaaattttttttttgcatgttcacTTGAAATGGTCGTTGTGGAGACGAGCCATGAAGCTGAGTAGGACTAGTTCAATACGATCTACATGAAGTTAAGGGTAACAGGAAGCGTCAGTGTCCACAGCTGTTCTCCagataggaggaggaggaaggagttCATCTCAGACCTCGGGGAGTTCTCTCCAGCACCAGTGTTTGCATTTACACTTACCCTCAGAGGCTCAGATGATAAAACAACAGCCACTTGTATTTTCACCCGCTGGCTGTGAGCGTCTTCTTTCTCATCTTTCATCATTTCTGgattaaagcagttttttttctcgcttccttttttttttttactcattagCTTAAGAACATGTAAACACCAGGTAAGTACATTCACTCAGGTGCAAGtgcattcagacacacacagttagtgttcacacacatacacacacacacacacacacacagtcacacacatacacacagttgATACCGAAGAGGAACGCAGAAGCTGCGGAGCATCTGAGGAGGAAACATCGAACAAAATTTTCCCTTTTAAAAGCATTGGCAGTTCTGCACATATATTAACCCGAGGAGCCACTGAGAACACAGAACATAAGAAAATACACCAATATGGTGTTTGACAATCAGCCAACAGACGCCTGTTTCAGAAAGCAGCGCATTCCAACTCCCAGGTTCACCCTGAACTCAGCGCTGGTGACTAAAGGAAGTGGTCGTTCTCCAGCGGGGGTTGGAGAACCTGAAGTCAGCTGGTTCCAGCTGGGCAGGAACCGTCGGTGCACCGAATTCAGAGTCACCAGTCAACCTGATGAGCTGATGAGGAGGCCGGAGAATGCAGAGAAAAACTAACccaggctcagggagaacatgcaaacaaggGAACAGAGAAAGCGCAAgtcttcatgctgtgaggctgcagtgCGAACCGCTACACGCATGCGCCACCGACTGAGAACCTACAGCAAAGAAAGTTCAGTGTTTCtagaacaaaataaatgaaatcagttattattattacataaGCTGGTGGAATGAGGGTTCAATTCTCAAAGGTTTTTGTATTTTAGGGTTTAAATGTCAAACGGTGTTTCAGTAAATGTTCATTATTCacagtttgtatgttctccctgtgcgttcATGAGTTTTCCCAGGGTACTCTGctttcctccaacagtccaaaaacatgcgaTTGAGGTGAGCTTGTGGCTGTGACTGTCTGCGTGTGTCCTGTGAAGGATGGCTCACCTGTGCAGGTGGAGCCTGCCTTCAtccagagtcagctgggatcaacaAAACCTGGATAAACTAAGCCAGAGTTTTGACTAAACCTGCATTCAGAAACAGAGATCTGTTCCTCTTCCCTACATCGGCCAGTGAAAGCTTCCCGCCTGAGACGTCACAGTTCGTCAGGTCAGCGCCCAGTCCTGTCTGTTGTAGGGCGACGCCCACACGTGTCCGTTTCAGGGCGGACTGGAGTCCGTGGCGTCGCAGCCCAGACCAGTGGCGCCGGCGGCCCGTCAGACGCCCGGGACCGGCACGCCGTTGGTCCACCCGCTCCGGCCCGTACGGTCTGGTGATCCTCCGAGTCTCTATTTGCAGGTGTGCACGTCGTAGACCCTCACGCACTCCTGACAGCTGACGTAGCAGCACCAGTGGAAGATGCAGTGGcacttctccttcctcttctcggTCCGGGTGTTGTGTCCGCGGCCGCAGCACAGCAGGTCGCAGCCGTCGATGCCGTGCGACGTCAGGTTGCAGACGCGGTCGCGGGTCCCGAACGAGCCCGTCTCGGGATTGGGGTCGCAGAAGTTGGGCGAGCCTTCGTAGTAAACCAGGTCCCGCTCCGTGGGGGGTTTGAAGTAGTTGTACTTGGGCCTGAGGGTCTCCACCCACCCGCGGGACTCCTTGTGTTTCTCCACCACCATCTCCGAGGCGCTGTCGTACTTGTCCTTCATGTAGTCGCCGATGACTCTGAAGTCGGGCTGGGACCACCAGCAGGTCTTCACCTCGCAGCTGCCCGACAGCCCGTGGCACTTACACTTCAGGAACATGTTGTCGCTGAGAgactgaggaggaaccaatccgTCAGTGAAACGCCAAGGTGAAACAAAAGCTCTGAATccttcagagagaaagcaggaCACCAACCGTTCTCCCGGCCTCGTTGTTGTGTCGGTTCATGGCAGAACGGGCGTCCGGCCGGTTCTCCCTGGCGTCGGCGAACTCCCGGGACACCATCCCTCCGAACTCCACGTCCTCGCTGCAGCCGCCCCACTTCCAGCCCTCGCCCGGCGGCCCTTTGTGACGCGTATCACAGCCGCAGATGGTGGCTGAACCCTCGGCGCAGGCTCGGGTCACCGCAAACGCCACTCCGGCCGATGCGATGGCGTGGACGAAGGCGGACTCCCGAGTCGCTGCGAAGAGACGAAATTATGCCCAAAGTTCAGCAAGGTCATAAATCACTTCCAAAGACTACTTCTGTGTCTGTGAACACTTCAGTAAACCAGGTCCTATACTTGCTATGACTTCGATCTCGTCGGGGTCGTCCGAGGTCACAGGACAGAGGTCAACCCTCCAGCCTGAACAGAGTCAGTCCAGCTGTGGCAGCAGAGCTCCCAGTGCTAACCAGCCTCACCTCCGTCATTTCTAGGAAACCAGGCATTGCGAGTCGAGTGTCGATCGGAGTCGAGCTCCTGGTAGAAGTCATGAAaacctttttctgttgtttttatttttccacagtaaaagacaggtgagctgctgatgttgttgttaTAGTGAATTTCTTACTTATGTCTGTGAACAGCCAGTGAAGACTGTTGTTGGTAACAGATACAGTCACGTCTGCTTGCCTGATGAAATAACTGGAATCTTGGAACCCTTTGAAAGTTCTACCTGGTGTTCTCCCTTTAACAGCGGCCGCAATGGAGCGTTGTGCGTCCTGTGCGGCTGTCTGGCACGATGCTGTCCTGCACACTGAGTCTTCAGTCGTATTTCACTTTGTATAATTTCATCGGCAAACAATGTTGAAGCTGAGACGACATCAAACGTCGTGGTGGGAGCGTGTGAGTAGCCTGAGTGGGTTGGCTGAGCCCAGACATCAATGGCGCTGTGTGTGGATCAGGCCGGCGAGGCCGCGGCGGCGTCTCCGCCTGACATAGCTGCCTGATGAGTCACTGGGATCAGGATCTTCCACCCAGATGAGAGGAAGAGACCAGCCTGACAGCCTGTAATTAACAGACTCAATTAAGCTTTTGAAAGGTTAGGAAGCAGCCTCAGAGTGAGGGGACGgcgagcagcggcggcgctccgaCCCCGCTCTGCACTGACCCCCCCCAGGAGGAAACCACAcacccttctcctccttcactcccaAACCGAGGACCAGCCAGTCTGGCAAACACcggaagagacagagagggagggggggctcagACAGGGACCTGCAGAGTGATGGGGAGGACACCACGAGTCCCCTGGTCCGggacccggtcccggtcccggtcccggtcctggacTCCATTCCTCTCTGcagaacagaaagaggaagataaagagaaagaagcagcagagtgGGAGCTCCGCCCTCCCTGCAGGTTCAAACCGGTCGAAGGACTAAAGGGCATTAGAGACAGTGATGCAAGAGAAAAGGTCTGCTGGATCCTCCAccccgccgcacgccgccgccgccgcaggttCCTCACGTTCCCCATGAGGCCTGCCGGCTGCTCACAGCGGTTCTCCGTCTGAatcacagcagccacagaccGAAGAGCTCCTGATGAAACTCGTCATCTCAGGTTTACAACCTCTTGGCGTGATGTGGAGACGGACAGCATGACGCTTTTataacgttaaaaaaaaaaaccccaaacttCCACCTGATCCAAGGTTCTGGACCACCTGAACAGGtgagtccatcacaggacagtttACACCAGAACCACACGTGGAGCCCGTCACCTGTAGCTCCACCTGGAGCCTCCACCCCTCCGTCAGCAGCCGCTGAGGTTCTCCTGGCGCTTCACGGAGGAACCCTCTTTTCCCGTAACAAAGCCTGTTCCCGCGGCTGGCGAGCCGAGTCCAGCCACGCTGAGCCGGGCCGAGCGGTCGGTCCCTCCGACCTGCTGGGGGGCTGAATCCCTATTGTGCTGCCACTGTCACGCTGCGTTAGCCCCACAATGGCCCCAGATATTTTATATGAAATTTCCCCGGCGAGTGATTAGTGGGGACCAAGTTAAGTCATAGCAACAGAGAAGTATGCGGCGGCCGGACGCCGCTTGTCGGCAGACGGGGAAATCCCCATTCACATGCTTTAATAAAACAATCTAAAGGGCGTGTGAATGGCGAAAAGCACTTTTTCTCCTGCTTAATCTCATGGTTGTGGAGATATTGTGTTGTGAGCGGCGCCcagcggggggcggggctaagGTCCCCCCATCAACTCCATTTACCACAGCCACTCTTTCTCTGGGGCGCGGAGTTAATGATATACCGGAGCGCCGGGTTCCCTCCcccagcacgcacacacagccgCCTCCTGAAAGGCCGGGCGGCTCCAGACTCATCCTCAACAGTTACACTTTCTCATCCCGGGGTCACAGGTCATCACCCACATCCCCTGACCTTTAGGCTCATTTGGAGGTCGTATTTCCTCCCACAAAGCGGAGCGGGTTGAAGGTCAGCCGGGCCGCAAATACATAAAACCCAGCGCTGCACGTCCAGAGCAGAACGTCTGAGTCCAGAGAACATGGCAGGAAACAGGACTGGAGACAACTGCAGAGACCCTCTGAATGTCTGGAGGCATGGGGACAGACGTAGACGAGGAACCACTGTTTAAACGATCAGGAGGTTCTCAAAGAGAAACGACGACTCCAACGGACTTATAGAAGTTCAATCGCTTGGGTCGTAGTTATGTTGCTCTCCAGTGGACCGAGTGATAtaacagcagcaacagagcaggAGACGAACTACGAAGAGGAAACTAGAAAATTCCAGAGGAAAGtttactttgtgcctgccagctgctgccgaCTGTCgtatgtgtgtgagcgtgtgtgtgtctgtataactcctccatgttcactgtgagctctgagctgagagcagccatgacagtcagcaggtgtgtgtgctgccatggagaccagctgcactcagcaggtgtgtgtgttgccatggagaccagctgcactcagcagccatGATAGTGAATCTGCAGTTTATCATCCAGTTTGCATGGTTAAAGAAATGTCATTTCTCAAGAACTGAgaggtaaaattaaaaaattatgtTTTACTGTGAGCGTCAGAGGCTTTTCATGGAATTATCCTGAAGtgttcatgtctgtaggatcatccgtATAGCCACAGCGAGTTTGTAAATATTTGTGAACCTTTGGATTGAGGCGAGAGAaactctctccaaaatgcaccggagcagatgggagaaaattccgcactctcctcaaacaaatgcatctggagagagaaccgtttgaaattaaaaaataatcaaacattgtgagaatcacaaggaaaatACCTACGTTCTGAGGTATAACTTGTTAACACTGACCCAGAAATGTGCCCATGGGGATtagagaaaagcttttttggtttaaatggaGAGCCTCTCCCATTCTCACCCTCTCCAttacacccattataaactccaaaaatggctgaaattttTACCACTCTTTAAAGCTTGCATTTTAAATTTAGTAGAAGATATTGAAATGAGGACTTCGCATCtggatagaggacaaaaatgccaacgttttgatattttaatgacatCTCTATATCAAAGTATGGCGAGGCATGATGGACTTTTTCATGGAtgatttttttgcatgtttcctgGAATACATGGGAAAATATTCCCAGACTTTGGCAATtttctctgatgttttttttccggAACACAGAGAAAAGTCATAGCACACCGTTCTCAGAATTTAGACACATTTTGAAGTGAATTTTGTGGAGCTGCTCCAATCGCTGCgggctgcatttttttttggaaaagttttgcgtATCAGAAGAATAATAAGTTTATTAAAATGTCGACCCTGGACGAGGCCCGGCTAGGATTGTGTCTTGAGAGGGACAGGCACAAAGAATAATATCCAGGAATCTTCCTCCACTACCATCCAGTAGCAGATGTAACTCTATTTTGATTTGGAAATGGAATTTCAAACTAAATAATCTGTGTAAAAACGGATCAGATCAGAATTCATCTCCAGAATTCATCAGTTGAAACAGTCCTTTAGtttatatttttgatttttttttttctaagtaaaAAAACTCATGAGGCTTCTTTCTGTTTGAATGTGTTGCATAATGTGAGTTTCCTTTGAGTTTAATGGTTTGGctgaggagagtgtgtgtgcgtgtctctACCTGCACCGCCGTAACACCTGTGCAGCTGTGAACGGCCACTCTTCACTAATTCGATCATATGACTCACAAAGCGCAGTCAGATTATACTCATGCATTCTGTGAAATCCCAGGAATGCCGAAGCGGAGCTCTGGGATCGGCCGGCCGGACTGAGAACACCTGCGCGCCGCTCGCTCACCTTTCATCAGGGGCGGATTCCTGCGCCGCGCTCCGACACTTCTCTTAATGTAAATTAATGAGCGCCGAGGCAGACGTGGCCTGGAGGCCGCCTGCTGATGAGCGGCGTGCTGAGAGGAAGACGTCAACGGCTCCTGAAGAGGAAGACGTCAACGGCCCCTGAAGAGGAAGACTTCCACTTCAAGAGTCTCTTCGTCACTCGCTGCCCATCAGAGAAcagtcagactctctctccAGGCTTTCCTCTAAAGACGAGCTGAAGGAAATGCTGCAATACAGCAAAACACTCTTTATTTTTGTAccgtttctttatgttttagGCTGTTTTTCATTCAGCCGAATATCTCTGGTATGTGAAGAATGGTGAAACACTCAGCTGATACTGCGCACTTCAACAGGATCTACCTCAGAACACCCGTCCAGTACTTCAGATTAGTGATGCACCGCATTTTACAGGACAAGTACCGACCTTTAGCGACAAACCAATACTGACAACAGTACGTTATAAACACCATACAggtagttcaggggccacattcagTCCAATTCAAACCTGGGCCAGTACAACAGAGCCAGAACAGCCTTtagaaactttaaagtttttctttcttgtggcGCAGAGTGTACCTGatgaaaaacctccagaaagATGTTACTGAAACTTCTCCtcctgttgcattctgggtgtttttccaaactgtcacctgacagcatggctttgaggctaacttTCATGTTTGCATCACCGTTTTCGCAGCTTGTCTCTGAGCGTGATGTTGAGTCGCTCCTCTGAAGagatatgtttaaaaaaatcagttctCTTTCAGGTTTTGATCATTTTCGGAGGCTTGGCGGACCAGACTGGAAGCTCTTGAGAGTCAGTTTTGGTCCACGTGCCTTATGTTTCCCTGAAGGAAAGATGacgttttaaataaaacatttacgAGCGATCATATTcagttcaaatgaaaaca of the Salarias fasciatus chromosome 18, fSalaFa1.1, whole genome shotgun sequence genome contains:
- the wnt3a gene encoding protein Wnt-3a isoform X1 is translated as MFGESLRMTRAGCVLLLCGLTHVLASYPIWWSLAVGHQYSSLGTQPILCGSIPGLVPKQLRFCRNYVEIMPSVAEGVKIGIQECQHQFRGRRWNCTTVNDNLAIFGPVLDRATRESAFVHAIASAGVAFAVTRACAEGSATICGCDTRHKGPPGEGWKWGGCSEDVEFGGMVSREFADARENRPDARSAMNRHNNEAGRTSLSDNMFLKCKCHGLSGSCEVKTCWWSQPDFRVIGDYMKDKYDSASEMVVEKHKESRGWVETLRPKYNYFKPPTERDLVYYEGSPNFCDPNPETGSFGTRDRVCNLTSHGIDGCDLLCCGRGHNTRTEKRKEKCHCIFHWCCYVSCQECVRVYDVHTCK
- the wnt3a gene encoding protein Wnt-3a isoform X2 gives rise to the protein MFGESLRMTRAGCVLLLCGLTHVLASYPIWWSLAVGHQYSSLGTQPILCGSIPGLVPKQLRFCRNYVEIMPSVAEGVKIGIQECQHQFRGRRWNCTTVNDNLAIFGPVLDRVATRESAFVHAIASAGVAFAVTRACAEGSATICGCDTRHKGPPGEGWKWGGCSEDVEFGGMVSREFADARENRPDARSAMNRHNNEAGRTSLSDNMFLKCKCHGLSGSCEVKTCWWSQPDFRVIGDYMKDKYDSASEMVVEKHKESRGWVETLRPKYNYFKPPTERDLVYYEGSPNFCDPNPETGSFGTRDRVCNLTSHGIDGCDLLCCGRGHNTRTEKRKEKCHCIFHWCCYVSCQECVRVYDVHTCK